One segment of Oculatellaceae cyanobacterium DNA contains the following:
- a CDS encoding SMI1/KNR4 family protein gives MTNFSALKISQLESHYKVAFPQSYKKILALIGTKVINISIENIHNKNIFNHNRNTSIYDIQDEMMESIVEYEISRLHNLNIFFLTAFLRHTDCEFVAYFIEANGGDDCPVYRWMMDGTFDTDLVEKYSDNIEQWLYKINPILYIELQLKKMFFDVSN, from the coding sequence ATGACAAATTTTTCTGCTTTAAAAATAAGTCAATTAGAATCTCACTATAAAGTAGCTTTCCCCCAGTCATATAAAAAAATACTAGCTTTGATAGGAACTAAGGTAATAAACATCTCAATTGAAAACATCCACAATAAAAATATTTTCAATCATAATAGAAATACGTCTATCTATGACATACAAGATGAGATGATGGAATCAATCGTGGAGTATGAGATAAGCAGATTGCACAATTTAAATATTTTTTTTCTAACTGCTTTTTTGAGGCATACTGATTGTGAATTCGTAGCTTACTTTATAGAGGCAAATGGTGGGGATGATTGTCCAGTCTATCGTTGGATGATGGACGGTACTTTTGATACAGATTTAGTCGAAAAATATTCTGATAATATCGAACAGTGGCTTTACAAGATAAATCCTATTTTATATATTGAATTACAGTTGAAAAAAATGTTTTTTGATGTGTCTAATTAA